The candidate division WOR-3 bacterium genome segment TTCAATTCCGGATCATATAAATAATTGTCATAGACAGAAATAATCATGATTCCTTCATCAGATCCGATCTGCATGTTCTGTAAATTCAGAATTATACTCTGCAGTCCGTCCATTCCCCCAAGGAATAGATAAAAAATGAAGAACAGAATTGTATCTCCTCTCGATTATTATCTTAAATTTTCGTCTGTACTGCCGTCCGGAAGCATCGAGTCAGGGTGGTATTCTCCCTTTTCTTCCATGCGAAAACGGACGCAGTTCCGCCAGTTCCCTTTGCAATACGATTTTATCCACTTGGCTTCAAGTTTTCCTTTTTCGAAAAATCTCTTCATTGGACACACATTATACCATCTGCAAGGGTCGTCCTTTGAATTTTGATCCCGTTTGATATCATCCTTTTTTTTCATTTCAATCTGTACGCGATTTTACAAACAATTTCTTGTCTTATCCACGGAATTTCTCGTTTGTAAAAAACATGATTTAAAAAAACGGCTTCAAAAACGTTGTTTATAAGCATATATTGGCAACAGAGAATTTACTGCTGGTCCCCGTTTGTATTTTTCTGTTTAATTCGAACGTGACATTTCATTTCAGCAACTGCATCGGCTTCAGACTCACAGGAAACGACAGATACAACACCAGGATCGCAGCGATTAAGACGGCCATTACCATTCCCGATTTTCCTGCCTGTGATCTCCTGCCCGCGAATCCGAAAATAAGGGACAGAAGCTGAAAAGCCCAGACGATGTAAGCTCCGTTGCTCCACAAGAAGTCTTTTAGGCTTACTGCGTATCTCATGACGATAAAAGGAAGCAATAATCCTGTTATGGATATAAATATTGACAACCAGCCTATTAAGTCACTGTTCCTTGTTTTCACTTTTACCTCCATCTAAAAAATATTAAATGATGATTTTTCCAAAATGCCAGACATATATTTTTATAATTATTCCACAGAATTATAACAACGAATTATTATGCCTGTCTCAAGACTGATAAAACAATTTACAGCACTGGTTTTTGTTGTATAATAATTAATAATGGAAAAAAATTTCTCTATCTTTCATATTCCCTCAAAATAATTAAAAAGAAAGGATCCCTAATGAAACAGGTTATCGCAGGATTTTTGATTA includes the following:
- a CDS encoding uracil-DNA glycosylase, which translates into the protein MKKKDDIKRDQNSKDDPCRWYNVCPMKRFFEKGKLEAKWIKSYCKGNWRNCVRFRMEEKGEYHPDSMLPDGSTDENLR